One Paraburkholderia sp. IMGN_8 DNA window includes the following coding sequences:
- a CDS encoding M20 family metallopeptidase: MSRDLAIEHATHHFESGAFLDVLNRRVGFRTESQETERAATLLSYLTGEIVPEAQRLGFGTQIVDNPADGFGPFLIATRHEGDHLPTVLIYGHGDVVRGYDSQWREPLTPWAVTVEGERWYGRGTADNKGQHSINLAALASVLAARGGKLGFNAKLLIEMGEETGSPGLDAICRTYRQELAADVLIASDGPRLAARRPTVFLGSRGSVNFKLSLNLRDGAHHSGNWGGLLRNPATVLANALASLVDARGVIAVDGLRPPPIPDAVRRALADITVGGGPGDPAVDDHWGEPGLTPAERVFGWNSFEVLAFKAGNPENPVNAIPSSAFAHCQLRFVVGTDWEKLEQHLRMHLDAHGFSLVEISVERGAPATRLNPDDPWVTWAIASLEHTTGKKTAVLPNLGGTLPNEVFADTLGLPTIWVPHSYPACSQHAPNEHLLGPVVREGLQIMAGLFWDLGENSPRAAA, from the coding sequence ATGAGCCGCGATCTGGCCATCGAGCACGCGACACACCATTTCGAATCGGGCGCCTTTCTCGACGTCCTCAACCGTCGCGTCGGCTTTCGCACCGAAAGCCAGGAAACGGAACGCGCCGCCACCCTGCTCTCGTATCTGACCGGCGAAATCGTTCCCGAAGCGCAACGGCTCGGCTTCGGCACGCAAATCGTCGATAACCCGGCCGACGGCTTCGGGCCGTTCCTGATCGCCACCCGTCACGAAGGCGACCACTTGCCGACCGTGCTGATCTACGGCCACGGCGACGTGGTGCGCGGCTACGACAGCCAATGGCGCGAGCCGTTGACGCCGTGGGCCGTGACCGTCGAAGGCGAGCGCTGGTATGGCCGCGGCACCGCCGATAACAAAGGCCAGCACAGCATCAACCTCGCCGCGCTGGCCAGCGTGCTGGCCGCGCGCGGCGGCAAGCTCGGCTTCAACGCGAAACTGCTGATCGAGATGGGCGAGGAAACCGGCTCGCCGGGGCTCGATGCGATCTGCCGGACGTACCGACAGGAACTGGCCGCCGACGTACTGATCGCCTCCGACGGTCCGCGCCTCGCCGCGCGCCGCCCGACCGTGTTCCTCGGCTCGCGCGGCTCGGTGAACTTCAAACTCTCGCTGAACCTGCGCGATGGCGCGCATCACTCGGGCAACTGGGGCGGCCTGCTGCGCAACCCCGCCACGGTGCTTGCGAACGCGCTCGCGAGTCTGGTCGATGCGCGCGGCGTCATCGCAGTCGACGGCTTGCGGCCGCCGCCGATTCCCGATGCGGTGCGCCGTGCGCTGGCCGATATCACGGTAGGCGGTGGCCCGGGCGACCCCGCGGTCGACGACCACTGGGGCGAGCCCGGCCTGACGCCGGCCGAACGCGTGTTCGGCTGGAACAGCTTCGAAGTGCTGGCCTTCAAGGCGGGCAACCCGGAGAACCCGGTCAACGCGATCCCGTCGTCGGCATTCGCGCATTGCCAGTTACGTTTCGTGGTCGGCACCGATTGGGAAAAACTCGAACAGCATCTGCGCATGCATCTGGATGCGCACGGTTTTTCGCTGGTCGAGATCAGTGTCGAGCGCGGCGCGCCGGCCACGCGTCTGAATCCCGACGATCCGTGGGTCACGTGGGCAATCGCTTCGCTCGAACACACCACCGGCAAGAAAACGGCGGTGCTGCCGAATCTCGGCGGCACGCTGCCGAACGAAGTGTTCGCCGACACGCTCGGCCTGCCGACCATCTGGGTGCCGCATTCGTATCCGGCATGCTCGCAGCACGCGCCGAACGAACATCTGCTCGGACCGGTCGTGCGCGAAGGTCTGCAGATCATGGCAGGGCTCTTCTGGGATCTCGGCGAAAACTCGCCGCGCGCGGCAGCCTGA
- a CDS encoding MFS transporter, which produces MSSTSTLQASAARPSAAKVHRIILAASIGNALEWFDLVVYGFFAVTIAKLFFPASTEAMSLMLTLGTFGISYLIRPLGGLVLGSLADRAGRKASLLLSIGLMMIGTLTIAVMPSYAAIGLWAPVGILLSRLIQGFSAGGEFGASTAFLVEHAPERRGFMGSWQFASQGLATLLASGFGALLTSQLTTAQLEAWGWRIPFFFGLAIGPVGFYIRRYVNEGAEFGKEPKTHTPLRDLFATQKVGMLLAVGSLVISTAANYMILYMPTYAIKQLHLPASTGFAATLATGVVLTVLTPFSGHWSDSVGRIRIMAAAAVLMLVTVYPTFMYMNAHPSFSTMLLALIWIGVLKATYFGALPALMSEMFPTQTRATGLAVSYNIGVTVFGGFAPFVITWLIDASGNKLAPGFYLMFCAVVSLLALYAVRSTLKIR; this is translated from the coding sequence ATGAGCAGCACGTCTACCTTGCAAGCCAGCGCCGCGCGGCCGTCCGCCGCGAAGGTTCATCGCATCATTCTCGCGGCGTCGATCGGCAACGCGCTCGAATGGTTCGACCTCGTCGTCTACGGTTTTTTTGCGGTCACGATCGCGAAGCTGTTCTTCCCCGCGAGTACCGAAGCGATGTCGCTGATGCTCACGCTCGGCACTTTCGGCATCTCGTACCTGATCCGGCCACTCGGCGGGCTCGTACTCGGGTCGCTCGCGGACCGCGCCGGACGCAAGGCATCACTGCTGCTGTCGATCGGGCTGATGATGATCGGCACCTTGACGATCGCGGTGATGCCCTCATACGCGGCGATCGGCTTGTGGGCGCCGGTCGGCATCCTGCTGTCGCGTCTGATTCAGGGGTTCTCGGCGGGCGGCGAATTTGGCGCTTCGACCGCGTTTCTGGTCGAGCATGCGCCAGAGCGGCGCGGCTTCATGGGTAGCTGGCAGTTCGCGAGCCAGGGCCTCGCGACGCTGCTCGCATCCGGTTTCGGCGCGTTACTGACGAGCCAGCTAACGACCGCTCAACTCGAAGCCTGGGGATGGCGCATTCCGTTCTTTTTCGGTCTCGCGATCGGTCCGGTCGGCTTCTATATTCGCCGCTATGTGAACGAAGGCGCCGAGTTCGGCAAGGAGCCGAAAACCCACACGCCGCTGCGCGATCTGTTCGCCACGCAGAAGGTCGGTATGCTGCTCGCGGTCGGCTCGCTGGTGATCTCGACGGCAGCCAACTACATGATTCTGTACATGCCGACCTACGCGATCAAGCAACTGCATCTGCCCGCCTCGACCGGTTTCGCGGCGACGCTCGCGACCGGCGTCGTGCTGACGGTGCTGACGCCATTCTCCGGCCACTGGTCCGATAGCGTGGGACGCATCCGCATCATGGCGGCAGCCGCCGTGCTGATGCTGGTGACGGTCTATCCGACCTTCATGTACATGAACGCGCATCCGTCGTTCTCAACGATGCTCCTCGCACTGATCTGGATCGGCGTTTTGAAGGCGACGTATTTCGGCGCGCTGCCCGCGTTGATGTCGGAGATGTTCCCGACGCAGACGCGCGCGACCGGTCTCGCGGTCAGCTACAACATCGGCGTAACGGTGTTCGGCGGCTTTGCGCCGTTCGTGATCACGTGGCTGATCGACGCGAGCGGCAACAAACTGGCGCCCGGCTTCTATCTGATGTTCTGCGCGGTAGTGAGTTTGCTGGCGCTGTATGCGGTGCGCTCGACATTGAAAATCCGCTGA
- a CDS encoding NADP(H)-dependent aldo-keto reductase, with translation MEYRRLGDTDVQVSLIGLGTMTWGEQNTEQDAHAQIDYALDHGVNLIDAAEMYPVPPRPETQGSTERYIGTWLAQHRSAREKIVLATKIAGPARQPHNPRHIRGAGNQFDRKNLTEALNDSLKRLQTDYVDLYQLHWPDRSTMTFGRPAYPWVDDAYTVPIEETLSVLAEFVKEGKVRHIGVSNETPWGVAQFLRAAEKLTLPRIVSIQNPYSLLNRTYEVGLSEYAHRDNIGLLAYSPLAFGWLSGKYEGGARPAGARISLFERFQRYSKPQAIQATTRYVELARRHGLSPAQFALAFVNSRPFLTSNLIGATSLEQLKENIGSAEVKLSPEVLAEIDALHELQPNPAP, from the coding sequence ATGGAATACCGCAGACTCGGCGACACGGATGTGCAGGTTAGCCTGATCGGTCTCGGCACCATGACGTGGGGCGAGCAGAACACCGAGCAGGACGCGCACGCGCAGATCGATTACGCGCTCGATCACGGCGTCAATCTGATCGACGCAGCTGAAATGTACCCGGTGCCGCCGCGTCCCGAGACGCAAGGCTCGACCGAGCGCTACATCGGCACGTGGCTCGCGCAGCATCGCAGCGCGCGCGAGAAGATCGTGCTCGCCACCAAGATCGCCGGGCCGGCGCGTCAACCGCATAATCCGCGCCATATTCGCGGCGCGGGCAACCAGTTCGATCGCAAGAATCTGACCGAAGCGCTGAACGATAGTCTCAAGCGTCTGCAAACGGACTACGTCGATCTGTACCAGTTGCACTGGCCGGATCGCAGCACGATGACGTTCGGCCGTCCCGCGTATCCCTGGGTCGACGATGCGTACACGGTGCCGATCGAAGAAACGCTGTCGGTGCTCGCCGAGTTCGTCAAGGAAGGCAAGGTGCGCCATATCGGCGTGTCGAACGAAACGCCGTGGGGTGTCGCACAGTTTCTGCGCGCAGCGGAAAAGCTCACTTTGCCGCGCATTGTCAGCATCCAGAATCCGTATAGCCTGCTGAACCGTACGTATGAAGTCGGTCTGTCGGAGTACGCGCATCGCGACAATATCGGCTTGCTTGCGTATTCACCGTTGGCCTTCGGCTGGCTGTCGGGTAAGTACGAAGGCGGCGCGCGTCCGGCGGGCGCCCGCATCTCGCTGTTCGAGCGTTTTCAACGCTACAGCAAGCCGCAAGCGATTCAGGCGACCACGCGTTACGTCGAACTGGCGAGGCGCCATGGCCTGTCGCCCGCGCAGTTCGCGCTGGCCTTCGTCAACAGCCGGCCGTTCCTGACCAGCAATCTGATCGGCGCGACCTCGCTCGAACAGTTGAAGGAAAACATCGGCAGCGCCGAAGTGAAACTCTCGCCGGAAGTGCTCGCGGAAATCGATGCGCTGCATGAGTTGCAGCCGAATCCGGCGCCGTGA
- a CDS encoding DUF3820 family protein, whose amino-acid sequence MNPEHLELLVTRVMPYGKYKGRLIADLPGHYLNWFASQGFPPGEIGRLLALMHEIDHNGLSSLIEPLRKR is encoded by the coding sequence ATGAATCCCGAACACCTTGAACTGCTGGTCACGCGCGTGATGCCCTACGGAAAATATAAAGGCCGCCTGATTGCGGATCTGCCCGGGCACTATCTAAACTGGTTCGCAAGCCAAGGCTTCCCGCCCGGCGAAATCGGCCGGCTGCTGGCGCTGATGCATGAAATCGATCACAACGGCCTGTCGTCGCTGATCGAGCCCTTACGCAAGCGCTGA
- a CDS encoding trimeric intracellular cation channel family protein, whose protein sequence is MPTLSIRKVRPNVEAIVLAADLAGTFVFAVEGALSAMRGGLDLLGVMVISFVAALGGGVIRDLLIGDTPPNAIRDWRYPALTFAMGLLTFIFHSAVQQFPVGLVTVLDAAGLALFAVAGVEKALLFGIRPFVAMLMGTVTGVGGGVIRDVLLAGVPLVLHADIYATAAFAGAFVVVAARRSGLPPSLAALAGDVACFVLRVLAVSYGWHLPKASLG, encoded by the coding sequence ATGCCGACATTGTCGATACGAAAAGTAAGGCCGAACGTCGAAGCGATCGTTCTGGCGGCTGATCTTGCAGGCACATTTGTTTTCGCGGTCGAAGGCGCGCTCAGTGCGATGCGTGGCGGTCTCGATCTGCTGGGCGTGATGGTGATCTCGTTTGTCGCGGCGCTCGGCGGCGGCGTGATCCGCGATCTGTTGATCGGCGACACACCACCCAACGCGATACGCGACTGGCGCTATCCGGCGTTGACGTTCGCGATGGGTTTGCTCACGTTCATTTTTCATTCGGCGGTGCAGCAGTTTCCCGTCGGACTCGTCACAGTGCTCGACGCGGCCGGCCTCGCGCTATTTGCCGTTGCGGGCGTAGAGAAAGCGCTGCTGTTCGGGATTCGTCCGTTTGTCGCGATGCTGATGGGCACCGTCACGGGCGTGGGCGGCGGCGTGATTCGCGATGTGTTGCTCGCTGGCGTGCCGCTCGTGCTGCACGCCGACATCTACGCAACCGCGGCTTTTGCGGGGGCGTTCGTTGTCGTGGCCGCGCGTCGCTCGGGTTTGCCGCCGAGCCTCGCAGCATTGGCGGGCGACGTCGCGTGCTTCGTGCTGCGCGTGCTCGCCGTGTCGTACGGCTGGCATCTGCCGAAGGCGTCGCTTGGCTGA
- the cysC gene encoding adenylyl-sulfate kinase: protein MSPIHGVVVWMTGLSGAGKSTLAIALHERLAAAGQRSIVLDGDVLRRGLNADLGYTRADRAENLRRVAHVAALLKQEGFVVIAAVISPEHQHRRMAREIVGDGFIEVFINAPLHVCEARDVKGLYARARRGEIPDFTGISGPFDVPLTPDIAIKTDHVSLDEAVANLLAHLAAAGHLHDLPTEAANLAL from the coding sequence ATGAGCCCAATCCACGGCGTTGTCGTATGGATGACCGGCTTGTCCGGTGCCGGCAAATCGACGCTGGCCATCGCATTGCACGAGCGTCTCGCCGCGGCGGGCCAGCGCTCGATCGTGCTCGACGGCGACGTGCTGCGGCGCGGCCTGAATGCCGATCTCGGCTACACGCGCGCGGACCGCGCTGAAAATCTGCGCCGGGTCGCGCATGTCGCGGCGCTGCTCAAGCAGGAGGGCTTCGTCGTGATTGCCGCGGTGATCTCGCCTGAGCATCAGCATCGGCGCATGGCGCGCGAAATCGTCGGGGACGGTTTTATCGAAGTGTTCATCAACGCGCCATTGCATGTGTGCGAAGCGCGCGATGTCAAAGGGCTCTACGCACGCGCCCGGCGCGGCGAAATCCCCGATTTCACCGGTATTTCCGGGCCGTTCGACGTGCCGCTGACACCCGACATCGCGATCAAAACCGACCATGTCTCGCTCGATGAGGCCGTCGCCAACCTGCTCGCGCATCTGGCAGCGGCGGGCCATTTGCATGACCTCCCAACGGAAGCGGCGAACCTGGCGCTCTGA
- a CDS encoding sulfotransferase, translated as MKHDPQPATASDWRAEGDAYAARGELEAALERFESARALDPANASIYDRLGATLATLNRLPEAVFRYQEAIALDPQNTDFHHGLGWTLERMHRLERAADCYRQAVRLNPKADGSHNNMGNCLQALGRFDEAHEAYRRAIEAAPQVPLYYRNFVQSKRLSADDPVFVAMEQLAGNAASLTPENQAEIHFAYGQALFDLGRNDASFEHFLQGNALHRAGVRYDEAASLSLFAHLPELLSADVLAAKRGLGDPSAAPIFIVGMPRSGSTLIEQILASHPQVFGAGERVEFGEALVRCIARDRDDPLRIDIEALQDAGAAQLGALGGDYLHRIHAALPDTAAGVHNEADTEMQHEAQHYMRFTDKYPFNFINVGLIHLALPNARFIHSSRSPLQTCLSIFSRIFHDVPFGYDLGELGRYYRAYDALMAHWRRVLPEGVMIEVKYEDLVENLESNVRRILAHCGLDWDERCLAFHQTERQVNTASAAQVRRPIYKTSVQRWQPRQAVLQPLFDGLGPALAATDGFSPHEHVPPGFDLADVAAVAANPERKP; from the coding sequence ATGAAGCACGATCCACAGCCGGCTACCGCATCAGACTGGCGCGCCGAGGGTGACGCGTATGCCGCTCGCGGTGAACTCGAAGCAGCGCTCGAGCGTTTCGAATCCGCCCGCGCGCTCGATCCCGCCAACGCCTCCATTTACGACCGGCTCGGCGCGACGTTAGCCACGCTGAACCGCTTGCCCGAAGCAGTTTTCCGTTATCAGGAAGCCATCGCGCTCGACCCGCAGAACACCGATTTCCACCACGGCCTCGGCTGGACGTTGGAGCGGATGCATCGGCTCGAACGGGCGGCGGACTGCTATCGTCAGGCGGTTCGCCTGAACCCGAAAGCCGATGGTTCGCACAACAACATGGGCAACTGTCTGCAAGCACTCGGACGTTTCGACGAGGCGCATGAAGCGTATCGTCGCGCGATCGAGGCCGCGCCGCAGGTCCCGCTGTATTACCGCAACTTCGTGCAATCCAAGCGCCTGAGCGCCGACGATCCGGTGTTCGTCGCGATGGAGCAGTTGGCCGGCAATGCGGCTTCGTTGACACCGGAGAATCAGGCGGAGATTCACTTCGCATATGGCCAAGCGCTCTTCGATTTGGGCCGCAACGATGCGTCGTTCGAGCACTTCTTGCAGGGCAATGCGCTGCACCGCGCCGGCGTGCGTTATGACGAAGCCGCGTCGCTCAGTCTTTTTGCGCATCTACCTGAGCTGCTGAGCGCCGATGTGCTGGCGGCCAAACGCGGTCTTGGCGATCCATCGGCGGCGCCGATTTTTATCGTCGGCATGCCGCGCTCCGGTTCGACCTTGATTGAACAGATTCTCGCAAGCCATCCGCAGGTATTCGGCGCCGGTGAGCGTGTGGAATTCGGCGAGGCGCTGGTGCGCTGCATCGCGCGCGATCGCGACGATCCGCTGCGAATCGATATCGAAGCATTGCAAGACGCCGGCGCGGCGCAACTCGGTGCGCTGGGCGGCGACTACCTGCATCGCATACATGCAGCGTTGCCGGACACAGCGGCCGGTGTGCACAACGAAGCAGACACCGAAATGCAGCACGAAGCACAGCACTACATGCGCTTCACCGACAAATATCCGTTCAATTTCATCAACGTCGGGTTGATCCACCTGGCGTTGCCGAACGCGCGCTTCATTCATAGCAGCCGTTCGCCGCTGCAAACCTGCCTGTCGATTTTTTCGCGGATTTTTCATGACGTGCCGTTCGGCTACGACCTCGGCGAACTCGGCCGCTACTACCGTGCATACGACGCGCTGATGGCGCATTGGCGACGCGTACTGCCCGAAGGCGTGATGATCGAGGTCAAGTACGAAGACCTCGTCGAGAATCTGGAGAGCAATGTCCGTCGAATACTGGCGCACTGTGGGCTCGACTGGGACGAACGCTGTCTCGCGTTTCACCAGACCGAACGTCAGGTGAATACGGCAAGTGCGGCACAGGTGCGCCGGCCGATCTACAAGACGTCGGTGCAGCGGTGGCAGCCGCGGCAGGCGGTCCTGCAACCGCTGTTCGATGGCTTGGGACCGGCGCTGGCGGCCACCGATGGCTTTAGCCCGCATGAGCATGTGCCGCCCGGCTTCGACCTTGCAGACGTTGCAGCCGTGGCAGCCAACCCGGAGCGCAAACCATGA
- the dusA gene encoding tRNA dihydrouridine(20/20a) synthase DusA codes for MDWTDRHCRSLHRVISRHTWLYTEMVTTGALLHGDVPRHLAFTPEEAPVALQLGGSEPDDLARSAKLGEQWGYDEINLNCGCPSERVQRGAFGACLMNEPQLVADCVKAMRDAVSVPVTVKHRIGVDAVEEYGFVRDFVGTIADAGCNVFVVHARNAILKGLSPKENREIPPLKYEYAYQLKREFPHLEIIINGGIKTLDEVETHLQHVDGVMLGREAYHNPYVLADVDARFYGSTDAPLTREQVEAKLIEYCAAEMARGTYLGAITRHALGLYRGEAGARGWRRVLSDSKRLAARDLTIFDEARQHLREPVEIFE; via the coding sequence ATGGACTGGACCGATCGCCACTGCCGCTCGCTGCATCGTGTGATATCTCGCCATACGTGGCTGTACACGGAAATGGTGACTACCGGCGCGTTGTTGCACGGCGACGTGCCGCGCCATCTGGCGTTCACGCCCGAAGAGGCGCCGGTCGCTTTGCAACTCGGCGGCAGCGAGCCCGACGACCTCGCGCGCTCGGCGAAACTCGGCGAGCAATGGGGCTATGACGAGATCAATCTGAACTGCGGTTGTCCTTCCGAGCGCGTGCAACGCGGTGCTTTCGGTGCTTGCCTGATGAACGAGCCGCAACTCGTCGCCGATTGCGTGAAGGCAATGCGCGATGCAGTGTCGGTGCCGGTAACGGTCAAGCATCGGATCGGCGTCGATGCGGTCGAGGAGTATGGCTTCGTGCGCGATTTCGTCGGCACGATCGCGGACGCCGGTTGCAACGTGTTCGTTGTGCACGCACGCAATGCGATTCTCAAGGGCTTGAGTCCGAAGGAGAATCGCGAGATTCCGCCGCTCAAGTATGAGTACGCGTATCAGTTGAAGCGCGAGTTCCCGCACCTGGAGATCATCATCAACGGCGGCATCAAGACGCTCGATGAAGTGGAGACGCATCTTCAACACGTCGATGGCGTGATGCTCGGACGCGAGGCGTATCACAACCCCTATGTGCTGGCCGACGTGGATGCGCGCTTCTATGGTTCGACGGATGCGCCGCTCACGCGCGAGCAGGTCGAAGCGAAGCTGATTGAATACTGCGCGGCGGAAATGGCGCGGGGCACGTACCTCGGCGCGATCACGCGCCATGCGTTGGGTCTGTATCGCGGCGAGGCCGGCGCGCGTGGATGGCGTCGTGTTTTGTCCGATAGCAAGCGTCTGGCCGCGCGCGATCTGACCATCTTTGACGAGGCAAGACAGCATCTGCGTGAGCCAGTCGAAATTTTTGAATAA
- a CDS encoding DUF6566 family protein, producing the protein MQPKGLDMGDYEERYQDYDIEVAVEQVLTGVKAHFRVLRGEAVVVDWRLVHIDSLWPTEHAAAEAAIRAAREVIDSGLAA; encoded by the coding sequence ATGCAGCCGAAGGGCCTCGATATGGGCGACTACGAGGAGCGCTATCAGGACTACGACATAGAGGTCGCGGTCGAACAGGTGCTCACCGGTGTCAAAGCGCATTTTCGGGTGCTGCGAGGCGAGGCGGTGGTGGTCGACTGGCGGCTTGTGCACATCGACAGCTTGTGGCCCACCGAGCATGCCGCGGCCGAGGCGGCGATTCGGGCGGCGCGTGAGGTGATCGACAGCGGGCTGGCCGCTTGA
- a CDS encoding TOBE domain-containing protein: MVPAVCLPKEIIRGPVVSEVDVDTPFGIVTSVITTRSVDELELKVGSEVVALVKSTEVSIARL, translated from the coding sequence CTGGTGCCCGCAGTGTGCCTACCCAAGGAAATCATCCGCGGGCCGGTAGTATCCGAAGTCGATGTGGATACGCCGTTCGGTATCGTTACCTCGGTGATCACCACGCGCTCGGTCGACGAACTCGAGCTGAAGGTCGGCTCGGAAGTGGTCGCGCTGGTGAAGTCGACGGAGGTGTCGATCGCGCGCCTGTAA